The Chryseobacterium suipulveris genome window below encodes:
- a CDS encoding IS4 family transposase yields the protein MSVFKDHKISLKQVLEFIPEALLTHLSATSKVDHYSKVLHGKKMFYLLLFCIFDNEKLSQRTLEDTFNSSGFKALFGLGEEEKVRRSSISERLSKIDSNYFKEIYEQMYGRFSELYSKTEIEKYNLIRVDSTIVADTCAKLKEGIDQKSGKKLVKFSFSFDGILPSGVEVFTGQKYSSEEAALPEAILKQVKKEEHHENIYVIDRGLQSTRVMKDFDEKSVKFIIRSKENRKFEEIESFLDGKKSQKWDDWEVMKDSKVKLYTGKPVLNKRGNIHHREEKVETCFRLVVIKNEKKDKEFWFLTNEFELSAKEIADYYRKRWDIEVFFRFLKQELNLSHLVSMNKNGIEVMIYMTMIASMLLLIYKKVNDLGYKTAKRRIAMEIRDMITAILIIFAGGNPDKVFKT from the coding sequence ATGTCAGTTTTTAAAGACCACAAAATCTCCCTCAAGCAAGTTTTGGAGTTTATTCCCGAAGCGCTTTTAACCCATCTTTCTGCAACTTCTAAAGTAGACCACTATAGCAAAGTGCTTCACGGTAAGAAAATGTTTTATTTGCTTTTATTTTGTATTTTTGATAATGAAAAATTAAGCCAAAGAACCTTAGAAGACACCTTTAACAGCAGTGGTTTCAAAGCCTTGTTTGGTTTGGGTGAAGAGGAAAAAGTACGCAGAAGTTCTATCTCTGAAAGGCTTTCCAAAATCGATTCCAATTATTTTAAAGAAATTTACGAGCAGATGTACGGAAGGTTTTCTGAACTTTATTCGAAGACCGAAATCGAAAAGTACAACCTAATCAGGGTTGACAGCACCATTGTTGCCGATACCTGCGCCAAACTCAAAGAAGGAATCGACCAGAAAAGTGGGAAGAAACTGGTGAAATTCAGTTTTTCATTTGATGGAATTTTGCCTTCAGGTGTCGAAGTCTTTACTGGACAAAAATATTCGTCAGAGGAAGCCGCACTTCCCGAAGCTATTCTGAAACAAGTAAAAAAAGAAGAACATCACGAGAATATTTACGTGATAGACAGGGGTTTGCAATCCACAAGAGTGATGAAAGATTTTGATGAAAAATCGGTAAAATTCATTATCCGAAGTAAAGAAAACCGCAAATTTGAAGAAATAGAATCTTTTCTTGATGGAAAAAAATCTCAAAAATGGGATGACTGGGAAGTGATGAAAGACAGCAAAGTAAAGCTTTACACTGGAAAACCAGTTTTGAATAAACGTGGGAATATTCATCATCGTGAAGAAAAAGTAGAAACTTGTTTCCGACTAGTAGTCATCAAAAACGAAAAAAAAGACAAAGAATTTTGGTTTTTGACCAATGAATTTGAACTTTCGGCAAAAGAAATTGCAGATTATTACAGAAAACGTTGGGATATTGAAGTGTTTTTTAGATTCCTAAAGCAGGAACTCAATCTAAGTCATTTGGTATCAATGAACAAAAACGGAATCGAAGTAATGATTTATATGACCATGATTGCTTCTATGCTACTTCTGATTTATAAAAAAGTAAACGATTTGGGATACAAAACCGCCAAAAGACGTATTGCAATGGAAATTCGGGATATGATTACCGCTATATTAATCATTTTTGCTGGAGGAAATCCCGACAAGGTTTTTAAAACTTAA